A single genomic interval of Zingiber officinale cultivar Zhangliang chromosome 4A, Zo_v1.1, whole genome shotgun sequence harbors:
- the LOC121972872 gene encoding pectinesterase-like: protein MMIAVSVILVLAVCTAAAIANSASSSSSSFSASSLKSSSSSSTLSSSNSTKEFQVPNAVQILCSLSDNRTVCESKLKDAVNSTSTPKDLVRATVAIIVDEVGKAFDHSDTIGTMAVKSAVEVCQKQVAELNSALNAIDAYHLNQLPEQVHELKNWLSAAATYQETCIDGFPDGEQKDKILAAMTTAKQLTCNALAIVGRLSSFLSLIKIGGGSSSRRLLAKDRLIEEDGAPNWLRDGDVKQFLLGGAVKQLTPNVTVAKDGSGDLKTISEALAKIPRSYNGRYLIYVKEGVYEEQVVVDTNMINVTMYGDGSRKSVITGSKNFVDGTQTSETATFAAIGDGFIAIAIGFQNTAGAAKHQAVALLVQSDRAIFLNCCIEAYQDTLYAYNHRQFYRGCVILGTIDFIFGNAAAIFQNCIFSLRRPLDNQQNVVLAQGRACIYDDTGFVVHNSQFTAEPDLVAAVGKIPSYIGRPWKEFSRTVVMESDIGDFISPEGYMPWDGDFALKTLYYAEYGNRGAGADTSKRVKWPGFKVISRNDAVNFTPTPFIQGDDWIPQTGTPVRLGLYD from the exons ATGATGATTGCCGTCTCAGTGATCCTCGTTCTCGCCGTTTGCACGGCAGCTGCCATTGCcaattctgcttcttcttcttcctcctccttctccgccTCCTCCCTTaaatcttcctcctcttcctcgacCTTGTCCTCCTCCAACTCCACCAAAGAATTTCAAGTTCCCAACGCCGTTCAAATCCTCTGCTCGCTGTCCGACAACCGCACTGTCTGTGAATCCAAATTGAAAGACGCAGTCAACTCAACGTCTACTCCTAAAGACCTCGTCCGTGCTACTGTAGCCATCATTGTTGACGAGGTCGGCAAAGCATTCGACCACTCCGACACGATCGGGACGATGGCGGTAAAGAGCGCCGTGGAGGTCTGCCAAAAGCAGGTGGCGGAGCTCAACAGCGCGCTGAATGCCATCGACGCTTACCACCTGAACCAGCTCCCGGAGCAGGTGCACGAGCTCAAGAACTGGCTCAGCGCGGCCGCCACTTACCAAGAGACCTGCATCGACGGCTTCCCTGACGGGGAGCAAAAGGACAAGATACTGGCCGCCATGACCACCGCCAAGCAGCTGACATGCAACGCTTTGGCCATCGTGGGCCGCTTGTCCTCGTTCCTTTCGCTCATCAAAATCGGCGGCGGGAGCAGCAGCCGGCGTCTCCTCGCCAAGGACCGATTGATCGAGGAGGATGGGGCTCCCAACTGGCTTCGCGACGGCGACGTCAAACAGTTTCTCCTCGGCGGCGCAGTCAAGCAGCTGACCCCTAACGTAACAGTGGCCAAGGACGGAAGCGGAGACTTGAAGACCATTTCCGAGGCGCTTGCTAAAATACCAAGATCCTACAACGGCCG GTATCTGATCTACGTGAAAGAAGGCGTGTACGAGGAGCAGGTGGTGGTGGACACGAACATGATCAACGTCACCATGTACGGTGACGGCTCGAGGAAGAGCGTGATCACCGGAAGCAAGAACTTCGTCGACGGCACCCAGACATCTGAAACCGCCACCTTTG CGGCGATCGGGGACGGATTCATTGCAATAGCGATCGGCTTCCAAAACACGGCGGGCGCAGCGAAGCACCAGGCGGTGGCCCTCCTGGTTCAGTCGGACCGCGCCATCTTCCTCAACTGCTGCATCGAGGCGTACCAGGACACGCTCTACGCTTACAACCACCGTCAGTTCTACCGCGGGTGCGTCATCCTCGGCACCATCGACTTCATCTTCGGCAACGCCGCCGCCATCTTCCAGAATTGCATCTTCAGCTTGCGGCGCCCCCTCGACAACCAGCAGAACGTCGTGCTGGCGCAGGGGCGCGCATGCATCTACGATGACACGGGGTTCGTGGTCCACAACAGCCAGTTCACCGCCGAGCCCGATCTCGTGGCGGCAGTCGGCAAGATCCCCAGCTACATCGGCCGTCCCTGGAAGGAGTTCTCCCGCACTGTGGTCATGGAGTCCGACATCGGAGATTTCATCAGTCCCGAGGGGTACATGCCGTGGGACGGCGACTTCGCCCTCAAAACACTTTACTACGCGGAGTACGGGAACAGGGGAGCTGGCGCGGACACCTCGAAGCGCGTCAAATGGCCGGGCTTCAAGGTGATCAGCCGGAACGACGCAGTCAACTTCACCCCGACGCCCTTCATACAGGGAGATGATTGGATCCCTCAAACCGGCACGCCGGTACGCTTAGGCTTGTATGATTGA